The following proteins are encoded in a genomic region of Corythoichthys intestinalis isolate RoL2023-P3 chromosome 5, ASM3026506v1, whole genome shotgun sequence:
- the wnt2 gene encoding protein Wnt-2 isoform X1, which yields MNAWACAVCWCVCVSMRVLSVDASWWYMRYMSSVGSRVMCDNIPGLVSEQRRLCRQHPRAMQAIGAGVREWISECQHQFRDRRWNCNTVARDHSLFGRLLLRGSREVAFIYAISSAGVVDALARACSRGELDWCSCDPRKTGSWSDPAGAFDWGGCSDHVELAARFGHAFVDAKERKEPDARALINLHNNRAGRKAVKRLLSLECKCHGVSGSCSVRTCWLAMADFRRTGDELRRKYERAVHVAINQYGAALTKSSAAGRRASPGKNQLVYSDDSPDFCVRDHDTGSVGTGGRRCNATSQGADGCSVMCCGRGYDTARVSRSAKCECKFHWCCAVRCGDCSQTEDVRTCKEHT from the exons ATGAACGCCTGGGCATGTGCAGTATGTTGGTGCGTGTGCGTGTCCATGCGCGTGCTGAGTGTCGACGCGTCTTGGTG GTACATGAGATACATGAGCTCAGTCGGCTCCCGCGTGATGTGCGACAACATTCCGGGTCTAGTGAGCGAGCAGCGCCGATTGTGCCGTCAGCATCCGCGAGCGATGCAGGCCATCGGCGCCGGCGTTCGGGAGTGGATCTCCGAGTGTCAGCACCAGTTCCGCGACAGGCGCTGGAACTGCAACACGGTGGCGCGGGACCACAGCCTCTTTGGACGCCTGCTGCTGCGCG GCAGTCGCGAGGTGGCCTTTATCTACGCCATCTCGTCGGCGGGCGTGGTTGACGCGCTGGCGCGAGCATGCAGCCGCGGCGAGCTGGACTGGTGCTCGTGTGACCCGCGCAAGACGGGCTCGTGGAGCGACCCGGCAGGTGCCTTTGACTGGGGAGGCTGCAGCGACCACGTGGAGCTCGCCGCGCGCTTCGGTCACGCCTTCGTCGACGCCAAGGAAAGGAAGGAGCCGGACGCGCGCGCCCTCATCAACCTGCACAATAACAGGGCCGGGCGCAAG GCAGTGAAACGTCTCCTGAGCCTGGAGTGCAAATGTCACGGCGTGAGTGGCTCGTGCAGTGTCCGCACCTGCTGGCTGGCCATGGCCGACTTCCGCCGCACCGGCGATGAACTCCGCCGCAAATACGAGCGCGCCGTCCACGTGGCCATCAACCAATATGGCGCGGCTCTGACCAAGTCGTCCGCGGCAGGTAGACGCGCCTCGCCAGGGAAGAACCAGCTTGTCTACTCGGACGACTCTCCGGATTTCTGCGTACGCGACCACGACACAG GGTCGGTGGGGACAGGTGGCCGGCGGTGTAACGCCACGTCCCAGGGCGCGGACGGCTGCTCGGTCATGTGTTGCGGGCGAGGCTACGACACGGCGCGTGTGAGCCGCAGCGCCAAGTGTGAGTGTAAATTCCACTGGTGCTGCGCTGTGCGCTGCGGAGACTGCAGTCAGACGGAGGACGTGCGCACCTGCAAGGAGCAcacgtga
- the wnt2 gene encoding protein Wnt-2 isoform X2, which produces MRYMSSVGSRVMCDNIPGLVSEQRRLCRQHPRAMQAIGAGVREWISECQHQFRDRRWNCNTVARDHSLFGRLLLRGSREVAFIYAISSAGVVDALARACSRGELDWCSCDPRKTGSWSDPAGAFDWGGCSDHVELAARFGHAFVDAKERKEPDARALINLHNNRAGRKAVKRLLSLECKCHGVSGSCSVRTCWLAMADFRRTGDELRRKYERAVHVAINQYGAALTKSSAAGRRASPGKNQLVYSDDSPDFCVRDHDTGSVGTGGRRCNATSQGADGCSVMCCGRGYDTARVSRSAKCECKFHWCCAVRCGDCSQTEDVRTCKEHT; this is translated from the exons ATGAGATACATGAGCTCAGTCGGCTCCCGCGTGATGTGCGACAACATTCCGGGTCTAGTGAGCGAGCAGCGCCGATTGTGCCGTCAGCATCCGCGAGCGATGCAGGCCATCGGCGCCGGCGTTCGGGAGTGGATCTCCGAGTGTCAGCACCAGTTCCGCGACAGGCGCTGGAACTGCAACACGGTGGCGCGGGACCACAGCCTCTTTGGACGCCTGCTGCTGCGCG GCAGTCGCGAGGTGGCCTTTATCTACGCCATCTCGTCGGCGGGCGTGGTTGACGCGCTGGCGCGAGCATGCAGCCGCGGCGAGCTGGACTGGTGCTCGTGTGACCCGCGCAAGACGGGCTCGTGGAGCGACCCGGCAGGTGCCTTTGACTGGGGAGGCTGCAGCGACCACGTGGAGCTCGCCGCGCGCTTCGGTCACGCCTTCGTCGACGCCAAGGAAAGGAAGGAGCCGGACGCGCGCGCCCTCATCAACCTGCACAATAACAGGGCCGGGCGCAAG GCAGTGAAACGTCTCCTGAGCCTGGAGTGCAAATGTCACGGCGTGAGTGGCTCGTGCAGTGTCCGCACCTGCTGGCTGGCCATGGCCGACTTCCGCCGCACCGGCGATGAACTCCGCCGCAAATACGAGCGCGCCGTCCACGTGGCCATCAACCAATATGGCGCGGCTCTGACCAAGTCGTCCGCGGCAGGTAGACGCGCCTCGCCAGGGAAGAACCAGCTTGTCTACTCGGACGACTCTCCGGATTTCTGCGTACGCGACCACGACACAG GGTCGGTGGGGACAGGTGGCCGGCGGTGTAACGCCACGTCCCAGGGCGCGGACGGCTGCTCGGTCATGTGTTGCGGGCGAGGCTACGACACGGCGCGTGTGAGCCGCAGCGCCAAGTGTGAGTGTAAATTCCACTGGTGCTGCGCTGTGCGCTGCGGAGACTGCAGTCAGACGGAGGACGTGCGCACCTGCAAGGAGCAcacgtga
- the asz1 gene encoding ankyrin repeat, SAM and basic leucine zipper domain-containing protein 1 isoform X1: protein MDVLQSVGIPAGYESDSSTEDWYTEHPPVQKSFHLQNSGYADEEVDKVSLMKNAIHDGNVDAVEQLLDNGMDVDTMLGFDWTPLMSAVTLADNKVAKVLLDHGANANSSKDCKTVLMIACTAQAKEDKIARCVELLLSRNANPNKADKSQVTCLMLAARDNHCKVINLLVSYGADLNMQEANGYTALALAVHRGRQQAVLKLLQLGADKSIVTGEGKSPAQLATLWKYPQISRILSSSMSIDPILPFSSSGECLSTVSKTNTQFPSFAESACVGLLLGLRPPTTSHKHVSMPKLNEMELLLHGLDLEYLTDIINEKDITWSELLTMEKEDLVKLGITDAEDQQKVLSALRQIHMDRVDLDTIEQLGVTDSGSEELLNFLSKLKQQCCCLTETIQDTISRFPLQVSKLVFKLDHKREAQTMCSELIAQTKDLQTEVNCLHNLLCQMNDAPNCCELPVVRGNRKLPLLPSVAIFALGISAFALGTAFFCRQH, encoded by the exons ATGGACGTCTTGCAAAGTGTCGGCATTCCAGCAGGATACGAAAGTGACAGCAGCACCGAGGACTGGTACACAGAGCATCCTCCTGTCCAAAAGTCTTTCCATCTTCAA AATTCTGGCTATGCAGACGAAGAAGTAGATAAAGTCTCCTTGATGAAAAATGCAATCCATGACGGCAACGTTGATGCCGTTGAACAGCTGCTGGACAACG GCATGGACGTGGACACCATGCTGGGCTTTGACTGGACTCCACTGATGTCTGCTGTCACTTTGGCGGACAACAAAGTCGCCAAAGTGCTTTTGGACCACGGAGCCAATGCGAACTCCAGCAAAG ACTGCAAGACGGTGCTCATGATCGCCTGCACTGCGCAGGCCAAGGAGGACAAAATTGCTCGCTGTGTGGAGCTTCTGCTTTCCAGGAACGCCAATCCAAACAAAGCGGACAA ATCTCAAGTGACATGCCTGATGTTGGCCGCCAGGGACAATCACTGCAAGGTCATTAACCTCCTGGTGTCCTACGGCGCTGACCTCAATATGCAGGAAGCCAATGGATACACC GCCTTGGCGCTGGCTGTCCATCGTGGCCGACAACAGGCCGTGCTGAAGCTCCTCCAGCTCGGAGCTGACAAAAGCATCGTGACAGGAGAGGGAAAGAGCCCTGCTCAGCTGGCTACGCTTTGGAAGTACCCGCAG ATCTCCAGGATCCTTTCGTCCTCCATGAGCATTGACCCCATTCTGCCTTTTAGCTCCTCTGGTGAATGTCTTTCCACAGTCAGCAAGACCAATACTCAGTTTCCATCTTTTGCAGAAAG TGCCTGCGTGGGTCTTCTCCTGGGACTCCGGCCTCCTACCACATCCCATAAACATGTGAG CATGCCCAAATTGAATGAGATGGAGCTCCTTCTTCACGGTCTAGATCTGGAATATCTCACAGACATCATCAAC GAGAAGGACATCACCTGGAGCGAACTGCTGACTATGGAGAAGGAGGATCTGGTCAAG CTTGGGATCACAGACGCAGAGGATCAACAGAAGGTTCTGAGCGCTCTGCGGCAGATACATATGGACAGAGTGGACCTGGACACCATTGAGCAACTTGGAGTGACTGACAGTGG GAGCGAGGAGTTGCTCAACTTCCTGAGTAAGCTGAAGCAACAATGCTGCTGCCTGACTGAAACCATTCAAGACACCATCAGCCGCTTTCCCCTGCAGGTCTCTAAG CTGGTGTTCAAACTGGACCACAAGAGGGAGGCGCAGACAATGTGCAGCGAGCTGATAGCGCAGACCAAAGACCTGCAGACTGAAGTCAACTGTCTGCACAATCTGCTCTGCCAG ATGAACGACGCCCCGAACTGCTGTGAACTTCCCGTCGTCCGCGGCAACAGAAAACTGCCACTGCTACCAAGCGTTGCCATATTTGCGCTGGGCATCTCTGCGTTTGCACTGGGCACCGCCTTCTTCTGTAGACAACACTAG
- the asz1 gene encoding ankyrin repeat, SAM and basic leucine zipper domain-containing protein 1 isoform X2 gives MDVLQSVGIPAGYESDSSTEDWYTEHPPVQKSFHLQNSGYADEEVDKVSLMKNAIHDGNVDAVEQLLDNGMDVDTMLGFDWTPLMSAVTLADNKVAKVLLDHGANANSSKDCKTVLMIACTAQAKEDKIARCVELLLSRNANPNKADKSQVTCLMLAARDNHCKVINLLVSYGADLNMQEANGYTALALAVHRGRQQAVLKLLQLGADKSIVTGEGKSPAQLATLWKYPQISRILSSSMSIDPILPFSSSGECLSTVSKTNTQFPSFAESMPKLNEMELLLHGLDLEYLTDIINEKDITWSELLTMEKEDLVKLGITDAEDQQKVLSALRQIHMDRVDLDTIEQLGVTDSGSEELLNFLSKLKQQCCCLTETIQDTISRFPLQVSKLVFKLDHKREAQTMCSELIAQTKDLQTEVNCLHNLLCQMNDAPNCCELPVVRGNRKLPLLPSVAIFALGISAFALGTAFFCRQH, from the exons ATGGACGTCTTGCAAAGTGTCGGCATTCCAGCAGGATACGAAAGTGACAGCAGCACCGAGGACTGGTACACAGAGCATCCTCCTGTCCAAAAGTCTTTCCATCTTCAA AATTCTGGCTATGCAGACGAAGAAGTAGATAAAGTCTCCTTGATGAAAAATGCAATCCATGACGGCAACGTTGATGCCGTTGAACAGCTGCTGGACAACG GCATGGACGTGGACACCATGCTGGGCTTTGACTGGACTCCACTGATGTCTGCTGTCACTTTGGCGGACAACAAAGTCGCCAAAGTGCTTTTGGACCACGGAGCCAATGCGAACTCCAGCAAAG ACTGCAAGACGGTGCTCATGATCGCCTGCACTGCGCAGGCCAAGGAGGACAAAATTGCTCGCTGTGTGGAGCTTCTGCTTTCCAGGAACGCCAATCCAAACAAAGCGGACAA ATCTCAAGTGACATGCCTGATGTTGGCCGCCAGGGACAATCACTGCAAGGTCATTAACCTCCTGGTGTCCTACGGCGCTGACCTCAATATGCAGGAAGCCAATGGATACACC GCCTTGGCGCTGGCTGTCCATCGTGGCCGACAACAGGCCGTGCTGAAGCTCCTCCAGCTCGGAGCTGACAAAAGCATCGTGACAGGAGAGGGAAAGAGCCCTGCTCAGCTGGCTACGCTTTGGAAGTACCCGCAG ATCTCCAGGATCCTTTCGTCCTCCATGAGCATTGACCCCATTCTGCCTTTTAGCTCCTCTGGTGAATGTCTTTCCACAGTCAGCAAGACCAATACTCAGTTTCCATCTTTTGCAGAAAG CATGCCCAAATTGAATGAGATGGAGCTCCTTCTTCACGGTCTAGATCTGGAATATCTCACAGACATCATCAAC GAGAAGGACATCACCTGGAGCGAACTGCTGACTATGGAGAAGGAGGATCTGGTCAAG CTTGGGATCACAGACGCAGAGGATCAACAGAAGGTTCTGAGCGCTCTGCGGCAGATACATATGGACAGAGTGGACCTGGACACCATTGAGCAACTTGGAGTGACTGACAGTGG GAGCGAGGAGTTGCTCAACTTCCTGAGTAAGCTGAAGCAACAATGCTGCTGCCTGACTGAAACCATTCAAGACACCATCAGCCGCTTTCCCCTGCAGGTCTCTAAG CTGGTGTTCAAACTGGACCACAAGAGGGAGGCGCAGACAATGTGCAGCGAGCTGATAGCGCAGACCAAAGACCTGCAGACTGAAGTCAACTGTCTGCACAATCTGCTCTGCCAG ATGAACGACGCCCCGAACTGCTGTGAACTTCCCGTCGTCCGCGGCAACAGAAAACTGCCACTGCTACCAAGCGTTGCCATATTTGCGCTGGGCATCTCTGCGTTTGCACTGGGCACCGCCTTCTTCTGTAGACAACACTAG